A window of Corallococcus macrosporus DSM 14697 contains these coding sequences:
- a CDS encoding AAA family ATPase — MASLEELCVGTYRSLRDVRLERLGRMNLLVGGNNAGKTSVLEAIGLVARPVDPGQWIQTVTNRDASGPLVDGLWALFPGSTALTLEGESEESRPISIQARFEGQSRQLRAEALAFIEQRWADSDRASPDPRSDVVVRLQMEVSAGDATPMKHELDFGSTPRRLPIPHGVALFRVFVVTPMTHRSTAQLITHLSHVIDEGTKGKAVELLRMFDPHVSDVLISRPFGRDAIRVVHERRGVVDLATFGDGMRRAFAMSVALSRASGGILLVDEIESAIHARALDSVLPWLVRAAGEAKVQIVATTHSLEAVDASLGAFVSAPSDEVITYHLRRSEGGHACLRYDLDGLRSLRDEGLDIR, encoded by the coding sequence ATGGCGAGCCTCGAAGAACTGTGTGTCGGCACGTACCGCTCACTGCGGGATGTGCGGCTTGAGCGTCTCGGCCGAATGAACCTGCTCGTGGGTGGTAACAACGCGGGGAAAACCTCCGTTCTGGAGGCAATCGGGTTGGTCGCTCGGCCCGTGGATCCGGGGCAGTGGATTCAGACAGTTACGAACCGGGACGCCTCCGGTCCTCTCGTGGATGGGCTCTGGGCTCTTTTCCCTGGGAGTACTGCGCTCACGCTTGAGGGCGAAAGCGAAGAGTCAAGACCCATCTCCATCCAGGCGCGGTTCGAGGGGCAGTCCAGACAACTCCGCGCTGAGGCACTTGCGTTTATCGAGCAGCGGTGGGCGGACAGCGACCGGGCAAGTCCAGATCCTCGAAGCGATGTCGTGGTCCGCCTCCAGATGGAGGTGAGCGCTGGCGACGCGACGCCCATGAAGCATGAACTGGATTTCGGCTCAACGCCTCGGCGCCTGCCCATCCCACATGGGGTCGCGCTGTTCCGTGTATTCGTCGTCACACCCATGACGCATCGGTCCACGGCGCAGCTCATCACCCATCTCAGCCACGTGATCGACGAGGGCACGAAAGGCAAGGCCGTCGAGCTACTGAGGATGTTCGACCCGCACGTCAGCGATGTCTTGATCAGTCGCCCGTTTGGGCGCGACGCGATTCGTGTGGTCCATGAAAGACGAGGCGTTGTCGATCTCGCGACTTTCGGCGATGGCATGCGGAGGGCGTTCGCGATGAGCGTTGCACTCTCCCGGGCGAGCGGTGGCATCTTGCTCGTGGACGAAATCGAATCCGCGATCCACGCGCGCGCACTGGACTCTGTCCTGCCCTGGCTTGTGCGGGCGGCGGGAGAAGCGAAAGTGCAGATTGTCGCGACGACCCATAGCTTGGAAGCGGTGGATGCGTCCCTAGGGGCCTTCGTAAGCGCTCCTTCAGATGAGGTCATCACCTATCACCTTCGGCGATCGGAAGGCGGCCATGCATGTCTCCGCTACGACCTGGATGGACTGCGCAGCTTGCGTGATGAAGGGCTCGACATCCGATGA
- a CDS encoding DUF3226 domain-containing protein: MSNRIYLLTEGVHDVAFLARLLKLSLGLEHVSREAGLDPVWKRILPTKWPHDGSLRPAVPAPIFYRAPSSGTTVAVVNSQGISELARKLETHRKALALDGVNLDAVGVVLDADSQETPQQRFTRMADSIAANGYPRPAVMGGVAGQPRTGVFVLPGGGLPGTLEDLLLECAAVAYPKLRTHSEQFVDGLDRAAPEFMSGELKDLSAPAGRHKAVVAAMSAILKPGRPVQATIEDNRWIASSTVVLPRIAALVEFLSALTTAPHATTTPLPPIDLTGP, from the coding sequence ATGAGCAACCGCATCTACCTGCTGACCGAAGGTGTGCATGACGTCGCATTTCTGGCCAGGCTGCTGAAGCTTTCGCTGGGGCTTGAGCACGTCTCCAGGGAAGCAGGGTTGGACCCTGTTTGGAAGCGCATCCTCCCCACAAAGTGGCCTCATGACGGGTCGCTTCGACCCGCTGTACCCGCTCCAATTTTCTACCGTGCCCCATCCAGTGGAACCACTGTTGCCGTCGTAAACTCCCAAGGCATCAGTGAACTGGCCAGAAAACTGGAGACGCACCGGAAAGCGTTGGCGCTCGACGGCGTGAATTTGGATGCAGTGGGAGTCGTGCTTGATGCCGATTCCCAGGAAACGCCGCAGCAGCGGTTCACGAGAATGGCGGATTCAATCGCTGCCAATGGGTATCCGCGCCCTGCGGTGATGGGGGGCGTCGCGGGGCAGCCGCGAACGGGAGTGTTCGTCCTTCCTGGAGGAGGACTGCCCGGGACGCTGGAAGACCTCCTGCTTGAGTGTGCGGCGGTCGCATATCCGAAATTGCGAACGCATTCGGAGCAGTTCGTAGATGGCCTCGATCGCGCGGCGCCGGAGTTCATGTCTGGGGAACTCAAGGACCTGTCTGCGCCCGCTGGCCGGCACAAAGCGGTGGTGGCGGCGATGAGCGCCATCCTGAAGCCTGGTCGGCCTGTCCAGGCCACCATCGAAGACAATCGATGGATCGCGAGTAGTACTGTCGTTCTCCCGCGAATAGCTGCTCTCGTGGAGTTCCTGTCTGCCCTCACGACGGCGCCTCACGCCACCACCACGCCGCTTCCACCCATTGACTTGACGGGTCCTTGA
- a CDS encoding sensor histidine kinase has protein sequence MASVAGVIRRHQDEIIRRWTEEASRAASARGLDGPEFKNVMPTYLASLADEEGAPGTLASVRQAHVESHVAARLRQGFNVAEVIEEFAILGRCITSMWLNAPTEARPSALDVERLFTGLHAASTVVTERFSRHLNEDEQTEKRYMRLLQKVTSEAILEEEPTSLRDLLKEILALLIEAMGAQSAAVLLYEAEGEKLVTAAAAGLASEHLEQHATSMRPCSLLRKVGAGGEETRSVSDEATAPLEVSPTLRQHGLNTLFGVRLPLHRALVGFVYVGLAEVRDFTAREKERLLSLGQQLIVHLDNAKLYAELREKIEALQAERALRERFVSVLAHDLRGPLSAAKSGAQLLMRHPERLDQRRNLALRIDQNIERTDQMVRDLLDANRIRAGQRLPLRLDTCDLGIIAREVFEELTALHGERFILLAEERVRGIWSAEELRRALWNLGSNALKYGSPTEPITFTVKRDGDRARASVHNFCSVIAPEDQERIFKPFSRTQSAHAGPAAGWGLGLTLVWGCAQAHGGRVTLQSDEATGTTFTLELPPDARPFQPHTP, from the coding sequence ATGGCGAGCGTTGCGGGTGTCATCCGCCGGCATCAGGACGAAATCATCCGGCGTTGGACCGAGGAGGCGTCCCGCGCCGCCTCCGCCCGGGGGCTGGACGGGCCCGAGTTCAAGAACGTCATGCCCACCTACCTGGCCTCGCTCGCCGACGAGGAAGGGGCACCTGGCACGCTGGCCAGCGTCCGGCAGGCGCACGTCGAGAGCCATGTGGCCGCCCGCCTCCGGCAGGGCTTCAACGTGGCGGAGGTCATCGAGGAGTTCGCCATCCTGGGGCGGTGCATCACCAGCATGTGGTTGAACGCTCCGACTGAAGCCCGTCCCAGCGCCCTTGACGTCGAGCGGCTCTTCACCGGCCTGCATGCCGCTTCAACCGTCGTGACGGAGCGCTTCAGCCGGCACCTGAACGAGGATGAGCAGACGGAAAAGCGCTACATGCGGCTCCTCCAGAAGGTGACCAGCGAGGCCATCCTGGAGGAGGAGCCGACGTCCCTGCGTGACCTCTTGAAGGAAATCCTCGCGTTGCTCATCGAGGCCATGGGGGCGCAGAGCGCGGCCGTGCTCCTGTATGAAGCCGAGGGAGAAAAGCTCGTAACGGCGGCCGCGGCGGGACTGGCGAGCGAGCACCTGGAGCAGCACGCGACCTCGATGCGCCCCTGCTCCCTTCTCCGAAAGGTTGGCGCGGGGGGCGAGGAGACCCGCTCGGTCTCGGATGAGGCGACGGCGCCGCTCGAGGTGAGCCCCACGCTTCGCCAGCACGGGTTGAACACGCTGTTCGGCGTCCGGCTCCCCCTTCACCGCGCGCTGGTGGGCTTCGTCTACGTCGGCCTCGCCGAGGTCCGGGACTTCACCGCCCGGGAGAAGGAGCGACTCCTGTCGCTGGGACAACAACTGATTGTCCACCTGGACAACGCCAAGCTGTACGCGGAACTACGAGAGAAGATTGAGGCATTGCAGGCCGAACGCGCGCTCCGCGAGCGCTTCGTGTCCGTCCTCGCCCATGACCTTCGCGGGCCGCTGTCGGCGGCGAAGTCAGGGGCCCAGCTCCTCATGCGGCACCCCGAGCGTCTGGACCAGCGACGTAACCTGGCGCTGCGCATCGATCAGAACATCGAGCGCACCGACCAGATGGTGCGGGACCTGCTCGACGCGAACCGCATCCGGGCAGGCCAGCGGCTCCCGCTTCGACTCGATACGTGTGACCTGGGCATCATCGCGCGGGAGGTTTTTGAAGAGCTGACGGCGCTTCATGGCGAGCGCTTCATTCTCCTGGCGGAGGAGCGCGTCCGGGGAATCTGGAGCGCGGAGGAGCTCCGCCGCGCCCTCTGGAACCTGGGCAGCAACGCCCTCAAGTACGGCTCCCCCACGGAGCCCATCACCTTCACCGTCAAGCGGGACGGCGACCGGGCGCGAGCGTCCGTCCACAACTTCTGCTCCGTCATCGCGCCCGAGGATCAGGAGCGGATCTTCAAGCCCTTCTCCCGGACGCAGTCCGCGCACGCGGGCCCCGCCGCGGGCTGGGGGCTCGGACTGACGCTCGTCTGGGGGTGTGCGCAAGCCCACGGAGGCAGGGTCACGCTCCAGAGTGACGAAGCGACTGGGACGACCTTCACCCTGGAGCTGCCGCCAGACGCCCGGCCGTTCCAGCCGCATACGCCCTGA
- the fdh gene encoding formate dehydrogenase yields the protein MGLFDWLGQWPLLRQLKAGDALALGESAMSERSRTLAPRTARADRVVKSVCPYCAVGCGQDVHVQDGRILDIEGDADSPVSRGRLCPKGSATFQLVTGTHRVKDVLYRRPGGTAWERIPLEQAMDMVADRVKQTRDATWEATDAHGHDVRRTLGIAHLGGATLDNEENYLIKKLFTALGIVQVENQARIUHSSTVPGLGITLGRGGATTFQQDLANADCIVIQGSNMAECHPVGFQWVMEAKQRGATVIHVDPRFTRTSAMADLHVPLRAGSDIAFLGGLIRYVLENERYFREYVVHYTNAANILREDYQDAEDLDGLFSGYQRERNEYDSATWQYEGATGAIPAAGHKEVFATAGAGARGETGALPPFEAPRDLTLQHPRCVFQVLRRHYQRYTPAIVAKVCGVPEAQFLQVAEALCANSGRERTSAFCYAVGWTQHSVGVQYIRTATILQLLLGNIGRPGGGILALRGHASIQGSTDIPTLFNLLPGYIPMPYCEHSGVLDEYISDHQSKTGWWHHFPKYIVSLLKAWFGDAATAENHYRFSHLPRLTGNHSHMQTVADMVDGRVKGYFVMGENPAVGSMNGALQREGLRQLDWLVVRDLTLIETAEFWRTAPEIQRGDVTTEDIRTEVFFFPAAAHTEKDGSFTNTQRMLQWHHKAVEPPGDARSELHFMYHLGRRLKARYAASREEKDRPLQDLTWDYPTVGRDNEPDAEAVLHEINGYRVADGAPVSGFAELKDDGSTACGCWIYSGCRADGVNQTARRKPGREQTWVAPEWAWAWPANRRILYNRASADPEGRPWSARKKYVWWDAASARWTGEDVPDFIVDRPPGYRPTPEARGMDAHSGTDPFLMLADGRAWLFAPSGLMDGPLPTHYEPMESPVRNALYGQQCNPARREWRRRGNPYHRAWDDPRFPFVLTTYRLTEHHTAGGMSRWLSWLSELQPEPFCEVSPELARERGLTNGGWATLRTARGDLECRVLVTQRIPTLKLNGTWVHQVGIPYHWGVTGRLRADGANELTPFVADPNVEIQESKALTCDIVAGRQATRARAATGATQPALPPGLPRLHRDSPFLGDVSHATTQEPETEDA from the coding sequence ATGGGACTCTTCGACTGGCTCGGCCAATGGCCCCTGCTGCGGCAACTCAAGGCCGGGGACGCCCTGGCGCTGGGTGAGAGCGCGATGTCGGAGCGCAGCCGCACCCTGGCGCCGCGCACGGCCCGGGCCGACCGCGTCGTGAAGTCCGTCTGTCCCTACTGCGCCGTGGGCTGCGGTCAGGACGTCCACGTCCAGGACGGGCGCATCCTGGACATCGAAGGGGACGCGGACTCGCCGGTGTCGCGCGGGCGCCTGTGTCCCAAGGGCTCGGCCACCTTCCAGCTCGTCACCGGCACCCACCGCGTGAAGGACGTGCTGTACCGGCGGCCGGGCGGCACGGCCTGGGAGCGCATCCCGCTGGAGCAGGCCATGGACATGGTGGCCGACCGCGTGAAGCAGACCCGCGACGCCACCTGGGAGGCCACCGACGCCCACGGCCACGACGTCCGGCGCACGCTGGGCATCGCCCACCTGGGCGGCGCCACGCTGGACAACGAGGAGAACTACCTCATCAAGAAGCTCTTCACCGCGCTGGGCATCGTGCAGGTGGAGAACCAGGCTCGAATATGACACTCCTCCACGGTGCCCGGTCTGGGCATCACGCTCGGGCGTGGCGGGGCCACGACCTTCCAGCAGGACCTGGCGAACGCTGACTGCATCGTCATCCAGGGCTCCAACATGGCCGAGTGCCACCCCGTGGGCTTCCAGTGGGTCATGGAGGCGAAGCAACGGGGCGCCACCGTCATCCATGTGGATCCGCGCTTCACGCGCACCAGCGCGATGGCGGACCTGCACGTCCCGCTGCGCGCCGGTTCGGACATCGCGTTCCTGGGCGGCCTCATCCGCTACGTGCTGGAGAACGAGCGCTACTTCCGCGAGTACGTCGTCCACTACACCAACGCCGCCAACATCCTGCGGGAGGACTACCAGGACGCGGAGGACCTGGACGGCCTCTTCAGCGGCTACCAGCGCGAGCGCAACGAATATGACTCCGCCACCTGGCAGTACGAAGGGGCGACGGGCGCCATCCCCGCCGCGGGCCACAAGGAGGTCTTCGCCACGGCCGGCGCCGGCGCGCGCGGGGAGACGGGCGCCCTGCCGCCCTTCGAGGCCCCCAGGGACCTCACGCTCCAGCATCCCCGCTGCGTCTTCCAGGTGCTGCGCCGCCACTACCAGCGCTACACCCCGGCCATCGTCGCCAAGGTGTGCGGCGTCCCCGAGGCGCAGTTCCTCCAGGTGGCGGAGGCGCTGTGCGCCAACTCCGGCCGCGAGCGCACCAGCGCCTTCTGCTACGCGGTGGGATGGACGCAGCACTCCGTGGGCGTGCAGTACATCCGCACGGCGACCATCCTCCAGCTCCTGCTGGGCAACATCGGGCGGCCCGGGGGCGGCATCCTCGCCCTGCGGGGGCACGCCTCCATCCAGGGCTCCACGGACATCCCCACCCTGTTCAACCTGCTGCCCGGCTACATCCCCATGCCGTACTGCGAGCACTCGGGCGTGCTCGACGAGTACATCTCCGACCACCAGTCCAAGACGGGGTGGTGGCACCACTTCCCGAAGTACATCGTCTCCCTGCTCAAGGCCTGGTTCGGCGACGCGGCGACGGCGGAGAACCACTACCGCTTCAGCCACCTGCCCCGCCTCACCGGCAACCACTCGCACATGCAGACGGTGGCGGACATGGTGGATGGCCGGGTGAAGGGCTACTTCGTCATGGGGGAGAACCCGGCGGTGGGCTCCATGAACGGCGCGCTCCAGCGGGAGGGGCTGCGCCAGCTCGACTGGCTGGTGGTCCGCGACCTCACGCTCATTGAAACCGCCGAGTTCTGGCGCACCGCCCCGGAAATCCAGCGCGGCGACGTGACGACGGAGGACATCCGCACGGAGGTCTTCTTCTTCCCCGCCGCCGCGCACACGGAGAAGGACGGCTCGTTCACCAACACGCAGCGGATGCTCCAGTGGCACCACAAGGCGGTGGAGCCACCGGGGGACGCGCGCAGCGAGCTCCACTTCATGTACCACCTGGGCCGCCGGCTGAAGGCGCGCTACGCCGCTTCGCGCGAGGAGAAGGACCGGCCCCTCCAGGACCTCACGTGGGACTACCCCACCGTCGGCCGCGACAACGAGCCGGACGCGGAGGCCGTGCTCCACGAAATCAACGGCTACCGCGTGGCGGACGGCGCACCCGTGAGCGGCTTCGCGGAGCTGAAGGACGATGGCTCCACGGCCTGCGGCTGTTGGATCTACTCCGGCTGCCGCGCCGACGGCGTCAACCAGACCGCGCGGCGCAAGCCGGGGCGCGAGCAGACCTGGGTGGCGCCGGAGTGGGCCTGGGCCTGGCCGGCCAACCGCCGCATCCTCTACAACCGCGCCTCGGCGGACCCGGAGGGCCGGCCCTGGAGCGCCCGCAAGAAGTACGTGTGGTGGGACGCGGCCAGCGCGCGGTGGACCGGCGAGGACGTGCCGGACTTCATCGTGGACCGGCCACCGGGCTACCGGCCGACGCCGGAGGCCCGGGGCATGGACGCGCATTCGGGCACCGACCCGTTCCTGATGCTGGCGGACGGCCGGGCCTGGCTCTTCGCGCCCAGCGGCCTGATGGATGGGCCCCTGCCCACGCACTACGAGCCCATGGAGTCGCCCGTGCGCAACGCGCTCTACGGCCAGCAGTGCAACCCGGCGCGGCGGGAGTGGCGCCGGCGCGGCAACCCGTACCACCGCGCCTGGGATGACCCACGCTTCCCCTTCGTGCTCACCACCTACCGCCTCACGGAGCACCACACGGCGGGAGGCATGAGCCGCTGGCTGTCCTGGCTCAGTGAGCTGCAACCCGAACCGTTCTGCGAAGTCTCCCCCGAGCTGGCCCGCGAGCGGGGCCTGACGAACGGCGGCTGGGCGACGCTGCGCACGGCGCGGGGGGACCTGGAGTGCCGGGTGCTCGTCACCCAGCGCATCCCGACGCTGAAGCTCAACGGGACGTGGGTGCACCAGGTCGGCATTCCGTATCACTGGGGCGTGACGGGCCGCCTGCGGGCGGACGGCGCCAACGAGCTCACCCCCTTCGTGGCGGACCCCAACGTGGAGATTCAGGAGTCCAAGGCGCTCACCTGCGACATCGTCGCGGGACGGCAGGCCACCCGCGCTCGCGCCGCCACCGGGGCCACGCAGCCCGCGCTCCCTCCGGGACTGCCCCGGCTGCACCGCGACAGCCCCTTCCTGGGGGACGTCTCGCACGCCACGACGCAGGAGCCGGAGACGGAGGACGCATAG
- the nrfD gene encoding NrfD/PsrC family molybdoenzyme membrane anchor subunit, whose amino-acid sequence MSSPHEPTASLLDQLQRRADGRNVDPTLGVLTGEGAQQRVKTLERAPGIRPSLAASPASPSYHGLPVIKEPVWIAAIPTYLYVGGVAGATSVLGLAVELAGGRRLRQLARRCLWVGTAGDLVSAGLLTYDLGRPARFLNMLRVFRPTSPMSIGSWVLAGSGGLNTLALLLSHRRGVPGKVGRAAGAGAAVLGLPLSGYTAVLLTNTAVPLWQSMHRTLPLFFMASATAAAGSLLSLLPHARHEARVLRAFGLAGKVASLAAGLAVERDAERVTEVARPLREGVSGALWRTSKACAVAGLVLDLLPRRRRWARVAADVLTTVGAVSARFALFEGGKASARNPQATFQAQRRGLGAAEAIANHTLASDGRPLSFPLRVLR is encoded by the coding sequence ATGAGCTCGCCGCACGAGCCCACGGCGTCGCTGCTGGACCAGCTCCAGCGCCGGGCCGATGGACGCAACGTGGACCCCACCCTGGGGGTGCTCACGGGTGAAGGGGCGCAGCAGCGCGTGAAGACGCTGGAGCGCGCGCCGGGCATCCGCCCTTCCCTCGCGGCGTCACCGGCGTCGCCGAGCTACCACGGCCTGCCCGTCATCAAGGAGCCGGTGTGGATCGCCGCGATCCCCACGTACCTCTACGTGGGCGGCGTGGCGGGCGCGACGAGCGTCCTCGGGCTCGCGGTGGAGCTGGCGGGGGGACGCCGCCTGCGCCAGCTCGCCCGGCGCTGCCTCTGGGTGGGCACCGCGGGCGACCTGGTGAGCGCGGGGCTGCTCACCTACGACCTGGGCCGGCCTGCGCGCTTCCTCAACATGCTGCGCGTCTTCCGTCCGACGTCGCCCATGAGCATCGGCTCGTGGGTGCTGGCGGGCTCGGGCGGGCTCAACACCCTGGCGCTCCTGCTGAGCCACCGGCGCGGCGTGCCGGGCAAAGTGGGCCGGGCGGCGGGGGCCGGGGCCGCCGTGCTGGGGCTGCCGTTGTCGGGGTACACGGCGGTGCTGCTCACCAACACCGCCGTCCCGCTGTGGCAGTCCATGCACCGCACCCTGCCCCTGTTCTTCATGGCCTCGGCGACGGCGGCGGCGGGGAGCCTGCTCTCCCTGCTGCCCCATGCACGCCACGAAGCCCGCGTGCTGCGCGCTTTCGGCCTGGCGGGCAAGGTGGCGTCACTGGCCGCCGGGCTCGCGGTGGAGCGGGACGCGGAGCGCGTCACGGAGGTGGCCCGGCCGCTGCGGGAGGGCGTGTCGGGCGCGCTGTGGCGGACGTCGAAGGCCTGCGCCGTGGCCGGGCTGGTGCTGGACCTGCTGCCCCGGCGTCGTCGATGGGCGCGGGTGGCGGCGGACGTGCTGACCACGGTGGGCGCGGTGTCGGCCCGCTTCGCCCTCTTCGAAGGCGGCAAGGCCTCCGCGCGCAATCCGCAGGCGACCTTCCAGGCGCAGCGTCGGGGGCTCGGCGCGGCGGAGGCCATCGCGAACCACACCCTCGCCTCCGATGGCCGGCCGTTGAGCTTCCCGCTCCGGGTGCTGCGCTAG
- a CDS encoding Rieske 2Fe-2S domain-containing protein — protein MLVKIAAHEDQVRFSELGRLRAWHVVGPSRALRPGQVLHWSTGARELVLFRGRSGGVHALAAHCPHMGAHLGGGTVVGDSLQCPLHHWRFDGRGACPGKTAQRAFPVVERYGAILVFNGPVVLFPPPEVGTGDMRWGTSAPFTVQCDWLPVVANAFDLEHLRTVHHRELRDAPVVERPDPFTLRVRYTSRVTGRGLSDRVMKSLSGNHIGVTLTLHGGTLLSVESDLGRTRSALLAGLHPTRDGVSVRLAYAARRSRLPGVDWLALQVSRWLFTSFLRRDLSVLDGMRFNMAGAAEDPVLRQVLDFTASLPEAPEDERG, from the coding sequence ATGCTGGTGAAGATCGCCGCGCACGAGGATCAAGTCCGTTTTTCCGAACTGGGACGCCTCCGCGCGTGGCACGTCGTGGGGCCCTCGCGAGCGCTGCGGCCCGGGCAGGTGCTCCACTGGAGCACGGGCGCGCGGGAGCTGGTGCTCTTCCGGGGACGGAGCGGCGGAGTCCACGCGCTCGCCGCGCACTGTCCCCACATGGGCGCGCACCTGGGCGGTGGCACCGTGGTGGGGGATTCCCTGCAGTGCCCGCTGCACCACTGGCGGTTCGATGGCCGCGGCGCCTGCCCTGGGAAGACGGCGCAGCGGGCGTTCCCGGTGGTGGAGCGGTACGGCGCCATCCTCGTCTTCAACGGCCCGGTGGTGCTCTTTCCTCCGCCCGAGGTGGGCACCGGGGATATGCGCTGGGGCACGTCGGCTCCCTTCACCGTCCAGTGCGACTGGCTGCCCGTGGTGGCCAACGCCTTCGACCTGGAGCACCTGCGCACGGTGCATCACCGGGAGCTGCGGGACGCGCCCGTGGTGGAGCGCCCGGATCCGTTCACCCTGCGCGTGCGGTACACGTCCCGCGTCACGGGGCGGGGCCTCAGTGACCGGGTCATGAAGTCGCTGTCCGGCAATCACATTGGCGTCACCCTCACGCTGCACGGGGGCACGCTGCTGTCGGTGGAGAGTGACCTGGGGCGGACCCGCAGCGCGTTGCTCGCCGGCCTCCACCCGACGCGCGACGGCGTGTCCGTGCGGCTGGCCTACGCCGCCCGCCGCAGCCGGCTCCCCGGCGTGGACTGGCTGGCGCTCCAGGTGTCGCGGTGGTTGTTCACGTCCTTCCTGCGGCGCGACCTGTCGGTGCTCGACGGCATGCGCTTCAACATGGCGGGGGCGGCGGAGGATCCGGTGTTGCGCCAGGTGCTCGACTTCACCGCCAGCCTGCCGGAGGCGCCCGAAGATGAGCGCGGGTGA
- a CDS encoding 4Fe-4S dicluster domain-containing protein: protein MGQKGFFTDTTVCIGCKACEVACKQWNQLPDDGFHFTGMSYDNTGALGASTWRHVAFVERPVPLPGVSTAIADFSWLMLSDVCKHCQRAACLEACPTGAIIRTEFDTVYVQPDVCNGCGYCVAACPFGVVARREDDGRAWKCTLCYDRLGEGLTPACAKACPTESIVYGDLEALHARAEARVQSLHARGLKDAYLYGKDAANQPGTGGLNAFFLLVDRPEVYNLPPDPVVPTMKAKESWTAVALGALGMAAVALGAVWLGEEARR, encoded by the coding sequence ATGGGACAGAAGGGCTTCTTCACCGACACCACGGTCTGCATCGGCTGCAAGGCCTGCGAGGTCGCGTGCAAGCAATGGAACCAGTTGCCCGACGACGGCTTCCACTTCACCGGCATGTCCTATGACAACACGGGGGCGCTGGGCGCGTCGACGTGGCGCCACGTCGCCTTCGTCGAGCGGCCGGTGCCCCTGCCCGGCGTGTCCACGGCCATCGCGGACTTCTCGTGGCTGATGCTGTCGGACGTCTGCAAGCACTGCCAGCGCGCGGCGTGCCTGGAGGCCTGTCCCACCGGCGCCATCATCCGCACCGAGTTCGACACCGTCTACGTGCAGCCCGACGTGTGCAACGGCTGCGGCTACTGCGTGGCGGCCTGCCCCTTCGGCGTCGTGGCGCGCCGCGAGGACGATGGCCGGGCCTGGAAGTGCACGCTCTGCTACGACCGGCTGGGGGAAGGCCTGACGCCCGCGTGCGCCAAGGCGTGCCCCACCGAGTCCATTGTCTATGGCGACCTGGAGGCCCTGCACGCGCGCGCCGAGGCCCGCGTCCAGAGCCTGCACGCGCGGGGGCTGAAGGACGCGTACCTGTACGGGAAGGACGCGGCGAACCAGCCAGGGACGGGGGGCCTCAACGCCTTCTTCCTGCTGGTGGACCGGCCGGAGGTCTACAACCTGCCGCCCGACCCCGTGGTGCCCACGATGAAGGCGAAGGAGTCCTGGACGGCCGTGGCGCTGGGCGCGCTGGGCATGGCCGCTGTGGCGCTGGGCGCGGTGTGGCTCGGCGAGGAGGCACGCCGATGA